One region of Quercus lobata isolate SW786 chromosome 2, ValleyOak3.0 Primary Assembly, whole genome shotgun sequence genomic DNA includes:
- the LOC115974621 gene encoding cytochrome P450 87A3-like isoform X1, with protein sequence MWSVWLSVISLLIVIATNWLYRWRNPKCNGKLPPGSMGLPLIGETLSFLVSNKSIDMPPFIKKRMKQYGPIFRTSLAGRPVVISSDPEFNHYVFQQEGKLVERWYMDSFAKILNEDATRISAQTNIHKYLRNRILGHFGPEVLKDKMLPKLEDAMDQRLQGWSKLSSLEVKKSTSAMIFDFTAKQLFSYEPEKAKENIAESFTNFLQGLMSFPINIPGTAYHRCLRNQKKAINLITTMFEERKRNPEIRKGDFLDQILADMKTETFFTDNFVIYTMFGLLLASFETISSTLTLAIKLINDHPKVVQALTEEHEAILKNREDVNSGLIWKEYKSMTFTHNVTNEALRLGSVAPGFLRRTIQDIQINGYTIPKGWALMVVPAALQLNPKTYEDPLAFNPWRWQDISANVTAKNFIPFGAGMTSCAGADFSKVLMAVFLHVLFTKYRWTTIKGGEVIRSPTLGFGDGFYIQVSAKHG encoded by the exons ATGTGGTCTGTTTGGCTTTCTGTCATTAGCTTGCTTATAGTGATTGCCACGAACTGGCTCTATAGGTGGAGGAACCCAAAGTGTAATGGAAAACTACCTCCAGGCTCTATGGGCTTGCCACTAATTGGGGAGaccctttcttttcttgtctCAAACAAGTCAATAGACATGCCACCTTTTATCAAGAAAAGGATGAAGCA atatgGGCCAATATTTCGGACAAGCTTGGCAGGACGACCAGTTGTGATATCATCTGATCCTGAATTCAACCATTATGTTTTTCAACAAGAAGGAAAATTGGTTGAACGTTGGTACATGGACTCTTTTGCAAAAATTCTTAACGAAGATGCTACAAGAATTAGTGCTCAAACAAACATTCATAAGTACCTTCGGAACCGAATCTTGGGTCACTTTGGTCCCGAAGTTCTCAAGGACAAGATGCTACCAAAGTTGGAGGATGCGATGGATCAAAGGTTGCAGGGTTGGTCTAAGCTATCCAGTTTAGAAGTGAAGAAAAGCACATCAGCT ATGATCTTTGATTTTACAGCAAAGCAGTTATTCAGTTATGAGCCAGAGAAAGCAAAGGAAAATATTGCTGAATCTTTTACTAACTTCTTGCAAGGACTTATGTCATTCCCTATTAATATCCCTGGAACTGCCTATCATAGATGTCTACGA AACCAAAAGAAGGCAATCAACTTGATAACTACGATGTTTGAAGAAAGAAAACGTAATCCTGAAATTCGCAAAGGAGATTTTCTTGATCAGATTTTGGCAGACATGAAAACAGAGACATTCTTTACTGATAATTTCGTCATCTATACGATGTTTGGGCTTCTCCTTGCGAGCTTTGAGACTATATCTTCAACTCTTACTTTGGCCATCAAGTTAATTAATGATCACCCAAAAGTGGTGCAAGCATTAACG GAGGAGCATGAAGCAATTCTTAAGAACAGAGAAGATGTCAATTCTGGACTCATATGGAAGGAATACAAATCCATGACTTTTACTCATAAT GTTACCAATGAAGCACTAAGGCTTGGTAGTGTTGCTCCTGGGTTTCTGAGAAGAACCATCCAAGACATCCAAATAAATG GGTATACAATTCCAAAAGGTTGGGCACTTATGGTGGTTCCTGCTGCCCTTCAACTGAACCCAAAGACTTATGAGGATCCTCTTGCCTTCAATCCATGGCGTTGGCAG GACATCTCAGCAAACGTCACAGCAAAAAACTTCATACCATTCGGGGCGGGCATGACTTCATGTGCAGGGGCCGACTTCAGCAAGGTTCTAATGGCTGTTTTCCTTCATGTCTTGTTCACTAAATACAG GTGGACAACAATCAAGGGTGGGGAGGTGATTCGCTCTCCTACTTTAGGATTTGGTGATGGTTTTTACATTCAAGTTTCAGCAAAGCATGGATGA
- the LOC115974621 gene encoding cytochrome P450 87A3-like isoform X2: MWSVWLSVISLLIVIATNWLYRWRNPKCNGKLPPGSMGLPLIGETLSFLVSNKSIDMPPFIKKRYGPIFRTSLAGRPVVISSDPEFNHYVFQQEGKLVERWYMDSFAKILNEDATRISAQTNIHKYLRNRILGHFGPEVLKDKMLPKLEDAMDQRLQGWSKLSSLEVKKSTSAMIFDFTAKQLFSYEPEKAKENIAESFTNFLQGLMSFPINIPGTAYHRCLRNQKKAINLITTMFEERKRNPEIRKGDFLDQILADMKTETFFTDNFVIYTMFGLLLASFETISSTLTLAIKLINDHPKVVQALTEEHEAILKNREDVNSGLIWKEYKSMTFTHNVTNEALRLGSVAPGFLRRTIQDIQINGYTIPKGWALMVVPAALQLNPKTYEDPLAFNPWRWQDISANVTAKNFIPFGAGMTSCAGADFSKVLMAVFLHVLFTKYRWTTIKGGEVIRSPTLGFGDGFYIQVSAKHG, translated from the exons ATGTGGTCTGTTTGGCTTTCTGTCATTAGCTTGCTTATAGTGATTGCCACGAACTGGCTCTATAGGTGGAGGAACCCAAAGTGTAATGGAAAACTACCTCCAGGCTCTATGGGCTTGCCACTAATTGGGGAGaccctttcttttcttgtctCAAACAAGTCAATAGACATGCCACCTTTTATCAAGAAAAG atatgGGCCAATATTTCGGACAAGCTTGGCAGGACGACCAGTTGTGATATCATCTGATCCTGAATTCAACCATTATGTTTTTCAACAAGAAGGAAAATTGGTTGAACGTTGGTACATGGACTCTTTTGCAAAAATTCTTAACGAAGATGCTACAAGAATTAGTGCTCAAACAAACATTCATAAGTACCTTCGGAACCGAATCTTGGGTCACTTTGGTCCCGAAGTTCTCAAGGACAAGATGCTACCAAAGTTGGAGGATGCGATGGATCAAAGGTTGCAGGGTTGGTCTAAGCTATCCAGTTTAGAAGTGAAGAAAAGCACATCAGCT ATGATCTTTGATTTTACAGCAAAGCAGTTATTCAGTTATGAGCCAGAGAAAGCAAAGGAAAATATTGCTGAATCTTTTACTAACTTCTTGCAAGGACTTATGTCATTCCCTATTAATATCCCTGGAACTGCCTATCATAGATGTCTACGA AACCAAAAGAAGGCAATCAACTTGATAACTACGATGTTTGAAGAAAGAAAACGTAATCCTGAAATTCGCAAAGGAGATTTTCTTGATCAGATTTTGGCAGACATGAAAACAGAGACATTCTTTACTGATAATTTCGTCATCTATACGATGTTTGGGCTTCTCCTTGCGAGCTTTGAGACTATATCTTCAACTCTTACTTTGGCCATCAAGTTAATTAATGATCACCCAAAAGTGGTGCAAGCATTAACG GAGGAGCATGAAGCAATTCTTAAGAACAGAGAAGATGTCAATTCTGGACTCATATGGAAGGAATACAAATCCATGACTTTTACTCATAAT GTTACCAATGAAGCACTAAGGCTTGGTAGTGTTGCTCCTGGGTTTCTGAGAAGAACCATCCAAGACATCCAAATAAATG GGTATACAATTCCAAAAGGTTGGGCACTTATGGTGGTTCCTGCTGCCCTTCAACTGAACCCAAAGACTTATGAGGATCCTCTTGCCTTCAATCCATGGCGTTGGCAG GACATCTCAGCAAACGTCACAGCAAAAAACTTCATACCATTCGGGGCGGGCATGACTTCATGTGCAGGGGCCGACTTCAGCAAGGTTCTAATGGCTGTTTTCCTTCATGTCTTGTTCACTAAATACAG GTGGACAACAATCAAGGGTGGGGAGGTGATTCGCTCTCCTACTTTAGGATTTGGTGATGGTTTTTACATTCAAGTTTCAGCAAAGCATGGATGA